A window of Caldicoprobacter guelmensis genomic DNA:
GAGCTTTGTGACTTTTATGCTTCAATCTACAGGGATTTCATATTAAATGGAGATGCGTACAGGTTAACCGGCCAGCCGTTGATGGGAGGCAAGGGTGAGAGATTCCCGGTATTTCAGTTTAATAGCCGTATGGGAGATGCGTTGGTGTTTGCCTTCAGGTTAAATAAGGCCAAGCAAGAGCAGATCGTGTATCCCAGAGGCTTAGTGGAGGATGCGATTTATGATGTGGTTTATCTTGATAGCCAAGAGTCCTTTACTGTGTCGGGTAGGGAATTGCAAACCAATGGTCTTGTTTTCCGGGGTATGCCCGAAGAAAGCTCAGAAGTGGTAAGAATTAACAAGCGGCAGCTTTAAAGATGACCTTGAACAGGTCATCTTTTTGTATAGAAGTTATAGAGCGGCTTGTATTTTGCAAATAGATTCGCTGTTGACAATATAAATGTCCTTTGCTAAAATTTATATATGAAAATACGTTCATATGATTTATTTTTAATTTTATAAAAAAGGAGTGTTAAGATTGGAGAGCCAGGAGCAATGCAATGAAAAGATTGATATATGTTCAGATTATATCATTCATCAGGATACCTTGAACGATATATACAAAAAGGCTTTATCCGAGGACGTTGTAAATGACCTGGCTGAGTTTTTTAAGGTGTTTGGCGATCCCACGCGGCTTCGCATACTGCATGCGCTTTCGGTAGCCGAGATGTGTGTATGCGACTTATGCGAATTTCTTGGGATGAATCAGTCTGCCGTTTCCCATCAGCTCAAAATATTGAGGCACAGCCGACTCATAAAATACCATAGAGAAGGGAGAAACGTGTACTATTCGTTGGATGACGAACACATAGGCCAGATAATGAAAGTGGGATTGCAGTATCTGATGGAAAGATAGAATCTATTTTTAAAGTAAAGGAGGTTTCGTGTGAGGTTCAACGTTATAAATAAAGACAATTGCTGTGAGGCAAAAAGCTGCAGCTGCTGTAGCTGTGGTGGTGAACTCAGCGTAAAGACAGAGCGTATTTCTGAAACCAGATTAAGGGATGGGCCTTTAGAAAATCTTGACCTGCTAGCGAGTGGTATTTTATTTGTGCTGGCGTTTCTCCCCTTATATGATTGGATAAAGATAGTGCTTTATGTAATAAGCTATTTGCTTGCAGGTAGAGAAGTCATATATAAAGCCGTAAAAAATGTTATTAAAGGGAACATGTTGGACGAAAACTTTTTGATGACAATAGCTACGCTGGGGGCTTTTGCCATCCAAGAGTTTCCTGAAGCAGCTGCAGTAATGCTGTTTTATAGAATTGGTGAATGGTTACAGGATAGTGTGGTGAAAAGGTCCAAGAGTTCAATCGCCAAGCTCATGGATATAAGCCCGCAATATGCTAATAAGGTAGTAGGGAATGAGGTGAAGCGTGTCCGTCCGGATGAGGTGGCAGTGGGCGATATCATTGTAGTCAAGCCTGGAGAGCGCATACCGTTGGATGGAATTGTCGTCAAAGGACAATCGGCTGTTGACACATCAGCCTTGACTGGCGAACCCTTGCCCAGGGATGTATTCCCTGGAGCTTCAGTCTTGTCGGGCTCTGTCAATCAGAACGGTGTCATATATGTCGAGGTTACCAGCGATTTTAATAACTCCACCACTTCAAAGATATTGAATTTAGTAGAAAAAGCCAAAAACAATAAAGCGCCTACTGAAAGGTTTATAACCAGGTTTGCAAGGTATTATACGCCAGTGGTGGTACTAGCAGCCGTGCTCATCGCCATAATACCTTCCTTGTTGTGGAAACAGCCTTTGAGCGAATGGGTATACAGGGCACTTGTATTCCTCGTGGTGTCATGCCCTTGTGCGCTGGTGATATCTATACCCGTTGGGTTCTTTGGGGGTTTGGGCGGTGCTTCTAGAAACGGCATACTAGTCAAAGGAGGGCAGTACCTTGAGGCACTTGGCAATGTCGATACCGTAGTATTTGATAAGACGGGCACGCTCACTAAAGGGGTGTTTAAAGTAGTAGCAGTGGTTCCTGCAAATGGTACGACAGAAGAAGAGCTTCTTTATTATGCTGCTTTGGCAGAGGGATTTTCTAATCATCCCATAGCCCTCTCGATAGCGGAAGCTTACAATAAACCTTTGGATCAGCAGGCAGTTGATGAACACACTGAGGTTCCAGGCCATGGTGTAAAAGTCAAGATAAATGGTAAACAGGTGCTGGTGGGAAGTGCTAGGTTTCTCAAACAGCACGGCGTAGCATGTCCAGATATTGAAGCGGGGGGTACCTGTGTGCATATATCCATAGATGGAAGTTATGCAGGGTACATTTTGATAGAAGATATGCTAAAAGAAGACGCCAAGGTTGCCGTTGACAAACTAAAACGGCTAGGTGTAAAGCGAACTGTTATGTTTACAGGGGATAGCTATCATGCCGGACTCAAAGTGGGGTACAGCCTAAATTTGGATGAGGTGCATGCCGAGCTTCTCCCACACCAAAAGGTTGAGAAATTAGAGGAATTAGAGAAGACTAAATCTTCCAAGAAAAGCAAGATAGTTTTTATTGGGGATGGCATAAATGATGCGCCTGTGCTGGCAAGGGCCGATGTAGGGATAGCCATGGGAGGGGTAGGTTCTGATGCAGCCATTGAGGCGGCCGATGTGGTGTTCATGACTGATGAACCATCTAAGCTGGTAACGGCTATAAAGATAGCCCGCCGTACAAAACGCATAGTATGGCAAAACGTCATCATGGCCCTCGGAGTTAAACTGTTGGTGCTTTTGCTTGGTGTGGCTGGTCTTGCAGGCATGTGGGAGGCGGTTTTTGCAGATGTTGGAGTAGCGGTGCTTTCTGTGCTCAATGCTTCGCGTGTAATAAAACAGCCGAGCTTTGATGGATAAAGTTGTACTGTAGGGTGGAATTAATAGTAGCACCAGTGCCAATATTGCTAAGCCAAAGATATAAAAATGCTCCAAAGAAGAAATCCAATAAAAAGGGGGCAAAGATGCATAAAAAATCTTTGCCCCCTTTTTATTCAAATTCCAATACAGTTCTCCTTGAACTCATCATGAAATTACCACTGCCAGCCCTTGAATAGATGGAAGGTCCTGTTTTTCTGGAAATATCTTACTTGATTTCTGAGGTAGGGGATCAGGTAATAATCCACTCCCAAAGACCTTCCGGCTCCGGCAAGCATGGCTACCGATGCCATGATGTACCATAAATCCGGTAACCCAGTGCTGGTGGTAGGTAGGCCAGTTGACAGCATAAAGTTTATATTCATGGCGATAGATACCAGGCCGGCGATGAAGGTGAATACTCCGAATATGAAAGCTATTCCAAGGCCAATTTCGGTGATTACTATGAGTTTCTGGAACAACAGGGCGTTAGGGTATATGACGTTTTCTACTATCCAGGCATACCATCCGGGGGTATGGTCGCTTATCAGGCTGATGACGGATGCCGATGAAGTGGTATCGGTTGCACCGCCAGGTCCCAGCATTGCCCAGTCGCCAAACCAACCGGCTTGTATCTTCTGTATACCCGATGACAGCCACATGATTCCCAGCCAAATCCTAAGCGGTACAAGCCAGAAAGTGAAGTTCCGCCTCTTTATATGTCCAATAGCCGTTTCTATGAATGGGTTATAAGTTCTTGCCTTGTACAGGAATTGGTCGTAGATATAGTCCCAAATGAGTTCTAGGCCACCTATTCCAAACAAGTAGTGCATATTTACAAGATGCTTCATGATGGTGGCCCATATACCTACCAGCAGGGGTAGACCTTTGATCTGAGCCACAGCAAAGAATGAGCCCACCGATACCATTACGCCGTGAAGTTCGGGTTTGAAAGTGCGCTTTTGTGTGCCCAAAATCTCAGCAGCGATATTTTGTGCTGCGCATTTGCCTGATTGCATGGCTGACTCCACAAGAGCCGGCAATACCTTTCCATCCTCCGTGAACTCCATTATGTCGCCGATGGCATATATATAGGGATATTCAAGGGTTTGTAGGTATTCGTTTACCACTATGCGATTACGCTTGCCTAAAGTTACTCCTAGGTCTTTTGCAAACTCGTTTGCCTCAACACCCCCGGTCCAAATGAGCGTCCTTGTGGGTATAACATCTCCTGTTTTCATGCATACCTTGTCGGGATGAACCTCGGTTATGGGCGTGTTTGTGTATACCTCTACGCCGTTTTTCTTAAAGAAGTCTACTACCTTTTTGGACAACCTTTCGTCTAATATCGGGCATATTGTGGGTAACGCTTCTACTACTGCAAGCCGCACTTCATCTTTAGGTATACCGTATTCACGGCACAGCGTGGCTGTCCATTCCATCAGCTCACCCATCATCTCTACCCCGGTGAAACCGCCGCCGCCAACGACAAATGTGAGCATCTCTTTGCGTTTATCAGGGTTTTGCTCATTTGACGCCAGTTGAAACATGTGCACTATGTGGTCGTGTATTCTTTGCGCATCATCAAGAGACCACAATGTGAATGCATGGTCCTTCATGCCAGGGATTCCAAAATATGCAGGCTGGCTCCCAGCAGCTAAAATCAGGTAATCAA
This region includes:
- a CDS encoding ArsR/SmtB family transcription factor, yielding MESQEQCNEKIDICSDYIIHQDTLNDIYKKALSEDVVNDLAEFFKVFGDPTRLRILHALSVAEMCVCDLCEFLGMNQSAVSHQLKILRHSRLIKYHREGRNVYYSLDDEHIGQIMKVGLQYLMER
- a CDS encoding FAD-dependent oxidoreductase; this translates as MSTKQVVILGAGYGGLEAAKTLHKLLKKRNDVEITLIDQNPYHTLLTELHQVAGHRIEPKGVKVSIEHVLQYTKVKFVHDRIQKADLKNKKLISANHEYSFDYLILAAGSQPAYFGIPGMKDHAFTLWSLDDAQRIHDHIVHMFQLASNEQNPDKRKEMLTFVVGGGGFTGVEMMGELMEWTATLCREYGIPKDEVRLAVVEALPTICPILDERLSKKVVDFFKKNGVEVYTNTPITEVHPDKVCMKTGDVIPTRTLIWTGGVEANEFAKDLGVTLGKRNRIVVNEYLQTLEYPYIYAIGDIMEFTEDGKVLPALVESAMQSGKCAAQNIAAEILGTQKRTFKPELHGVMVSVGSFFAVAQIKGLPLLVGIWATIMKHLVNMHYLFGIGGLELIWDYIYDQFLYKARTYNPFIETAIGHIKRRNFTFWLVPLRIWLGIMWLSSGIQKIQAGWFGDWAMLGPGGATDTTSSASVISLISDHTPGWYAWIVENVIYPNALLFQKLIVITEIGLGIAFIFGVFTFIAGLVSIAMNINFMLSTGLPTTSTGLPDLWYIMASVAMLAGAGRSLGVDYYLIPYLRNQVRYFQKNRTFHLFKGWQW